One part of the Carassius gibelio isolate Cgi1373 ecotype wild population from Czech Republic chromosome B6, carGib1.2-hapl.c, whole genome shotgun sequence genome encodes these proteins:
- the LOC127959214 gene encoding BUB3-interacting and GLEBS motif-containing protein ZNF207 isoform X1: protein MGRKKKKQLKPWCWYCNRDFDDEKILIQHQKAKHFKCHICHKKLYTGPGLAIHCMQVHKETIDSVPNAIPGRTDIELEIYGMEGIPEKDVQDRRRVIEQKSQESQKKKQNQDDSDEDDDDDDDEAGPSSFQQPAAQPQAAYMPPMTQGGMHPGPQAHGMPPTGYGGMPPMLTGIPPMIPGMPPVMPGMPPGMMPMRGMMPPGPAMPPMMPGMPPGMPPLVARPGMPPMAPAAVTAPGMTSRPAVPATQSAASKPLFPSAVQMGTGVATLSAAPASAETQSASSKPKFPSSAQAQQTVSGPSSTTSDSPKVTFPAYTQPSSTPSVAASSSTVAKPPATVTSKPATLTTLSATSKLMHPDEDISLEERRAQLPRYQRLIPRPGQTAAAAASAPPGGAVGGMIPAQQVIPPQQPGMRHPIHGQYGGPPQGMPAYMGGGMPPYGQSAPMVPPYQAGPPGPPMGIRPPVMSPGSRY, encoded by the exons ATGGGACGAAAGAAGAAGAAGCAATTGAAGCCCTGGTGCTG GTATTGCAACAGAGATTTCGATGATGAAAAGATTCTCATTCAGCACCAAAAAGCCAAACATTTCAAATGTCATATATGTCACAAGAAGCTGTACACCGGACCTGGATTAGCCATACACTGCATGCAG GTGCACAAAGAAACAATAGACTCAGTTCCTAATGCTATACCGGGAAGAACAGACATAGAACTGGAAATCTATGGCATGGAGGGTATTCCAGAAAAAGACGTGCAAGATCGGAGAAGAGTAATTGAACAAAAGTCACAAG AGAGTCAGAAAAAGAAGCAGAACCAGGATGATTCTGACGAGgacgacgacgatgatgatgatgaagctgGACCTTCATCATTTCAGCAGCCTGCTGCTCAGCCTCAGGCTGCTTACATGCCCCCAATGACCCAGGGGGGTATGCATCCTGGTCCTCAGGCCCACGGCATGCCACCCACTGGTTATGGAG GCATGCCACCTATGTTGACTGGCATCCCACCAATGATTCCTGGGATGCCGCCAGTAATGCCAGGAATGCCACCTGG AATGATGCCTATGAGAGGAATGATGCCTCCAGGTCCAGCAATGCCTCCGATGATGCCAGGCATGCCACCAG GAATGCCACCTCTTGTTGCTAGGCCTGGCATGCCTCCTATGGCGCCTGCAGCTGTCACTGCTCCTGGAATGACCAGCAGACCAGCTGTACCCGCCACACAGTCCGCTGCATCCAAACCTCTCTTTCCCAGCGCTGTGCAG ATGGGGACTGGTGTTGCGACCCTCAGCGCAGCCCCTGCAAGTGCAGAAACACAGTCTGCCTCCTCTAAGCCTAAGTTCCCTAGCTCTGCCCAA GCGCAGCAGACTGTATCAGGACCGTCATCAACCACCTCTGATTCTCCTAAGGTGACATTCCCAGCCTACACCCAGCCTTCCTCCACTCCCTCTGTTGCTGCCTCCTCCAGCACTGTGGCCAAGCCCCCTGCCACAGTCACAAGTAAGCCAGCCACCCTCACCACCTTGAGTGCTACCAGTAAGTTGATGCACCCTGATGAGGATATCTCACTG GAAGAGAGACGGGCTCAGCTGCCTAGGTACCAGAGGCTAATCCCTCGGCCTGGGCAGACTGCAGCAGCTGCTGCCTCGGCTCCCCCTGGTGGAGCAGTGGGAGGAATGATACCTGCCCAGCAGGTTATACCTCCTCAGCAGCCTGGAATGAGGCATCCCATACATG GTCAGTATGGGGGTCCTCCACAGGGCATGCCTGCTTATATGGGTGGTGGCATGCCTCCTTATGGACAGAGTGCCCCAATGGTGCCCCCTTACCAAGCTGGCCCACCTGGGCCTCCCATGGGCATAAGGCCACCTGTAATGTCTCCAGGCAGCCGATACTGA
- the LOC127959214 gene encoding BUB3-interacting and GLEBS motif-containing protein ZNF207 isoform X2 translates to MGRKKKKQLKPWCWYCNRDFDDEKILIQHQKAKHFKCHICHKKLYTGPGLAIHCMQVHKETIDSVPNAIPGRTDIELEIYGMEGIPEKDVQDRRRVIEQKSQESQKKKQNQDDSDEDDDDDDDEAGPSSFQQPAAQPQAAYMPPMTQGGMHPGPQAHGMPPTGYGGMPPMLTGIPPMIPGMPPVMPGMPPGMMPMRGMMPPGPAMPPMMPGMPPGMPPLVARPGMPPMAPAAVTAPGMTSRPAVPATQSAASKPLFPSAVQAQQTVSGPSSTTSDSPKVTFPAYTQPSSTPSVAASSSTVAKPPATVTSKPATLTTLSATSKLMHPDEDISLEERRAQLPRYQRLIPRPGQTAAAAASAPPGGAVGGMIPAQQVIPPQQPGMRHPIHGQYGGPPQGMPAYMGGGMPPYGQSAPMVPPYQAGPPGPPMGIRPPVMSPGSRY, encoded by the exons ATGGGACGAAAGAAGAAGAAGCAATTGAAGCCCTGGTGCTG GTATTGCAACAGAGATTTCGATGATGAAAAGATTCTCATTCAGCACCAAAAAGCCAAACATTTCAAATGTCATATATGTCACAAGAAGCTGTACACCGGACCTGGATTAGCCATACACTGCATGCAG GTGCACAAAGAAACAATAGACTCAGTTCCTAATGCTATACCGGGAAGAACAGACATAGAACTGGAAATCTATGGCATGGAGGGTATTCCAGAAAAAGACGTGCAAGATCGGAGAAGAGTAATTGAACAAAAGTCACAAG AGAGTCAGAAAAAGAAGCAGAACCAGGATGATTCTGACGAGgacgacgacgatgatgatgatgaagctgGACCTTCATCATTTCAGCAGCCTGCTGCTCAGCCTCAGGCTGCTTACATGCCCCCAATGACCCAGGGGGGTATGCATCCTGGTCCTCAGGCCCACGGCATGCCACCCACTGGTTATGGAG GCATGCCACCTATGTTGACTGGCATCCCACCAATGATTCCTGGGATGCCGCCAGTAATGCCAGGAATGCCACCTGG AATGATGCCTATGAGAGGAATGATGCCTCCAGGTCCAGCAATGCCTCCGATGATGCCAGGCATGCCACCAG GAATGCCACCTCTTGTTGCTAGGCCTGGCATGCCTCCTATGGCGCCTGCAGCTGTCACTGCTCCTGGAATGACCAGCAGACCAGCTGTACCCGCCACACAGTCCGCTGCATCCAAACCTCTCTTTCCCAGCGCTGTGCAG GCGCAGCAGACTGTATCAGGACCGTCATCAACCACCTCTGATTCTCCTAAGGTGACATTCCCAGCCTACACCCAGCCTTCCTCCACTCCCTCTGTTGCTGCCTCCTCCAGCACTGTGGCCAAGCCCCCTGCCACAGTCACAAGTAAGCCAGCCACCCTCACCACCTTGAGTGCTACCAGTAAGTTGATGCACCCTGATGAGGATATCTCACTG GAAGAGAGACGGGCTCAGCTGCCTAGGTACCAGAGGCTAATCCCTCGGCCTGGGCAGACTGCAGCAGCTGCTGCCTCGGCTCCCCCTGGTGGAGCAGTGGGAGGAATGATACCTGCCCAGCAGGTTATACCTCCTCAGCAGCCTGGAATGAGGCATCCCATACATG GTCAGTATGGGGGTCCTCCACAGGGCATGCCTGCTTATATGGGTGGTGGCATGCCTCCTTATGGACAGAGTGCCCCAATGGTGCCCCCTTACCAAGCTGGCCCACCTGGGCCTCCCATGGGCATAAGGCCACCTGTAATGTCTCCAGGCAGCCGATACTGA